A window from Mya arenaria isolate MELC-2E11 chromosome 9, ASM2691426v1 encodes these proteins:
- the LOC128245892 gene encoding uncharacterized protein LOC128245892: MLLRHLALLVLMTFVGHGKTKSVSMVNKRHAMMESAGKDVIERLILRLKRGVPLMSEDGGSRATETPPTTQIVPDTPPPSPPVQAVEATTITSTTVATTKTKKTKLWHSALHRDWRYAVRLPMWPFNMKIKF; the protein is encoded by the exons atgttattaagACATCTAGCACTCCTGGTTCTTATGACCTTTGTAGGACATGGGAAGACGA AATCCGTGTCCATGGTTAACAAAAGGCACGCCATGATGGAATCTGCTGGCAAGGACGTTATTGAACGACTTATTTTAAG GTTAAAACGAGGCGTACCCCTTATGAGCGAAGACGGAGGTTCAAGAGCCACGGAAACGCCGCCGACGACACAAATTGTCCCTGATACGCCACCTCCCAGCCCGCCAGTCCAAGCTGTAGAAGCTACAACAATAACATCAACAACAGTCgctacaacaaaaacaaaaaagacaaaactTTGGCACAGTGCTCTTCATAGAGATTGGAGATACGCTGTTCGTCTTCCAATGTGGCcgtttaatatgaaaattaagttttaa
- the LOC128202992 gene encoding uncharacterized protein DDB_G0280205-like, which translates to MVLRNLTLLVLINFVAQGETKLTSMLHHRQTRIKSTSLDAFERLIIRLKRGVPDLNEDGGSRATDTPSTPTLVPNTPPSPPVTATDAITTTTTNTTTTTNATTSTERNTQAATTASATETTTLKHNPDANAAARSEYPHITCFYVLPLIAIFKLLCIEMI; encoded by the exons ATGGTTCTAAGAAATCTGACGCTGCTGGTTCTTATCAACTTTGTAGCACAGGGGGAAACAA AACTGACATCGATGTTGCACCATAGACAAACTAGAATTAAATCTACTAGTCTGGATGCATTTGAACGACTTATCATAAG GTTAAAACGGGGCGTACCCGATTTAAACGAAGATGGAGGTTCAAGGGCAACGGATACACCATCCACGCCTACCCTCGTCCCTAACACGCCACCAAGCCCGCCAGTCACCGCTACAGATGCCATAACCACGACAACAACGAacacaacgacaacaacaaacGCCACGACTAGCACAGAAAGAAACACGCAAGCAGCAACAACGGCGAGCGCTACTGAGACAACCACACTGAAGCACAATCCCGATGCTAACGCGGCCGCACGCAGTGAATATCCACATATCACTTGTTTTTACGTTCTACCTTTGATTGCGATATTCAAACTGctttgtattgaaatgatttag
- the LOC128202991 gene encoding uncharacterized protein LOC128202991 has product MIMSACLLLSVITVIHIITTRNAQPLEAPYAHAQSSSHTRERKLIGGFHNFQGEHSVRLRREVKTAPVRTELNPRQLTEDGGARANKKPPFVELAPEIRKVKLNNGTEVFVVVEHGPKVPANILGPEGNSSSVTSNKTTPVTSNAQRNDTAFDILNAAENSTDADNFKPSRNVGNSCSIKSDTSAETNINSPGTAVIYPISFPSVFFPQVSFDSNTKKIAERKPGLIDKPTSDSANNKVTFNQTRTTGDMAFNSGDITSEETTVSHYEIQSTPLMADAGLNVKRTAMLPTVKLNAKLASLKKKVLKFSEKLFAGRTIKRNRKGT; this is encoded by the exons atgattatgagCGCGTGTTTACTTTTATCAGTTATAACAGTGATACATATTATTACTACCAGAAATGCACAACCGCTAG AGGCACCGTATGCGCATGCGCAATCGTCATCTCACACGCGGGAACGGAAGCTGATCGGAGGCTTTCATAACTTTCAGGGCGAACACAGTGTCAG ACTGCGGCGTGAAGTAAAGACGGCCCCTGTACGTACGGAGTTAAATCCGCGGCAATTAACCGAAGATGGTGGCGCAAGAGCTAATAAGAAGCCGCCATTCGTTGAACTAGCGCCAGAAATACGAAAGGTCAAGTTAAATAATGGCACTGAAGTGTTTGTCGTCGTAGAACATGGGCCAAAAGTTCCTGCTAACATACTGGGGCCAGAAGGCAATTCATCATCTGTTACAAGTAATAAAACGACTCCAGTAACATCTAATGCACAGCGGAATGACActgcttttgacattttaaacgCTGCAGAAAATAGCACGGATGCGGACAACTTCAAGCCTAGCAGAAATGTAGGTAATTCATGTTCGATTAAAAGTGATACATCTgcagaaacaaatataaattcacCCGGAACTGCCGTGATATACCCAATTAGTTTTCCCTCTGTTTTTTTTCCTCAAGTTTCGTTCGACTCAAATACGAAAAAAATAGCTGAGCGAAAACCAGGACTTATTGATAAGCCTACTTCTGATTCGGCTAATAATAAAGTGACGTTTAATCAAACAAGAACGACTGGCGACATGGCTTTTAATTCAGGTGATATAACATCAGAGGAGACAACAGTATCCCACTATGAAATACAAAGCACCCCGTTGATGGCTGATGCGGGGCTTAATGTTAAAAGGACAGCCATGCTTCCAACTGTAAAGTTGAATGCAAAGTTGGCATCCCTAAAGAAGAAAGTACTGAAGTTTTCAGAGAAGCTATTTGCAGGCAGAACAATTAAACGGAACAGGAAAGGTACTTAG